The Horticoccus luteus DNA window CCTCCCGCGTCTGCTGGCCGCCCTGCCGGTCGCACTTCTCGTCATCCTCGGCGCCCTCGCGTTGAGCTTTGTCGTCAACCGCGCCCTCACGCTTCTCTCGAACAAAACGAGTCTCTCGCACGAAAATGTTGCGCCCTTCCGCAAGATTATGCGCGTGCTCATCGCGATCGCCGCCCTCGTGCTCATTTTGAATGTCTTCGGCTTCAGCCTCGGCGGCTTGTGGACGATTCTCTCCACCGTGCTCGCGATGGTCGCCATCGGCTTCGTCGCGGTCTGGAGCGTGCTGAGCAACACCCTCTGCACGTTCATCATTCTGCTTTCGCGCCCATTCGCGATTGGCGACGAGGTCGGATTCGCCGGCGAGGACGTCAAGGGCCGCGTTGAAGACATGAATTTCATCTACACCACGCTGCGGTGCGATGACGGCAGTTTGCTCCAGATTCCCAACAATCTGTTCTTCCAACGCGTCGTCCGGCGCCGCCCGTCCTCCGCCCCGGTGTCGCTCGAAACCCAGCTCAATCGTCCCGCCCTGCAACGCACGCCCGCGCCATCCCCAGCTCGCGGCTGACGTTCAACATCCTCCTCCGCTCCCCGTAAAAAGGGCCGCGTTTTCGCGGCCTTTTTTCTTTGCGTGGCGTTCGGATTAGCGTGCGCCCGCCGTGCGATTCGCCGGCAACAGCACGGGCCCGGCGCGCCGTTCGCGGGCCAGCTGCCAACGCGCCGCCTGACGTTGCAAGCGCGTCCAGCCGAGCGCGCCGAAGTAGCTCAGCGCCACGGCGCTCTGCACCCAGCCCATCAGCTGCAACCAGAGCGCCTGCGCGCTCGCCCCGTCCGCCCCGGCCGGAAACCAGCCCGGCGCCGCGGCCGGCAAAAGCTGCATGATCGCTCCGAGCCCTAAAAATCCCCACGCGTTGACCGAATTCATAGCTCCCAGATAAGCGGCCTGCGTGCCAACCCGAACGCTCCCACCTAAAGCCTTGTCACCCCGCGATCCGCTCTTTTCGACGACTTTTTCCGCCCCTCGCGGCGCCGCCCTTTGCAAGACCGCTCACCTCCAATCTTGCAAAATACGGGGGCCGTCATCCCCTCGTTTTGCCTGCCTGCGTTGGCCTCCTGAAAGTTCCGCCGTTTTCCCCTGATTTCTTCCTATGACGACCCCCTACCGCTTCCTCGCTCTGTTGGTCGCGAGCGCTTCGCTCGCCTTTGCTGCGCAACCCGCCTGGGTGCAAACATCCAACCAAAACGCGGTGCCCGTCCTCGAGTATCTGGGCCGCTACGCCCCGGAATACGGTTCCGATCTCGGCCTCGAACAATACGACCCGGAGGTCACCGATCTCAAACCGCGCGTCTATGAACGCAGTCTCGCCGATGCCGAGATTCTCCTCGCCGCACTCAAGGCCAAAATCCCGCCGGAAACCAACGCCAAGGTCCGCCAGGATCTGGAGATTCTGGTCGATAACGTCGAACTCCAGATCAACTCCTCCCGGCTCAATCACGAGCTGATGCTGCCCTACACCTGCGTCGCCCAAAATGTCTTCGAGGGCCTGCAAGTGCTGCTCGACTCGCGCAACAAGCCCGAGCGCCGTCAGCGCGCCCTTGTCCGTCTCCAACACTATGCGGGCCTCGCCGGCGCCGAACCCCTCGTCACGCTCGCCGAGGCGCGCAGCACCGAACGCTTCACCACGAAAAATCTCACCGGGCCCTACGTCGTCGCGGTGAACAAGGATCTCGGCAACACCGAGCGCTTCATCGCCGGCATCGCCCAACTTTTCACCGCCGCGCAACTCGACGGCTGGCAGGACGCCCACGCCCGACTCGCCGCCCAGCTCCGCGCGCACGACGAATGGGTGCGCCGCGAAATCATCCCGCGCGCCCGCCCGACCAACCAACTCCCCGCGGCCATCTACGCCGACAACCTCAAGAACTACGGCGTCAGAATGTCGCCGCAGGAACTCATCGACCG harbors:
- a CDS encoding mechanosensitive ion channel family protein, with the translated sequence MNLSSLHLEHFEQYLPRLLAALPVALLVILGALALSFVVNRALTLLSNKTSLSHENVAPFRKIMRVLIAIAALVLILNVFGFSLGGLWTILSTVLAMVAIGFVAVWSVLSNTLCTFIILLSRPFAIGDEVGFAGEDVKGRVEDMNFIYTTLRCDDGSLLQIPNNLFFQRVVRRRPSSAPVSLETQLNRPALQRTPAPSPARG